The proteins below are encoded in one region of Thermothelomyces thermophilus ATCC 42464 chromosome 1, complete sequence:
- a CDS encoding glycoside hydrolase family 38 protein (CAZy_ID 268000) — translation MGGETPSQRGPRSDYPLQAPKPVGQLISNIYKDRISQFYSGGQYEHQNLLAMMKEAVVSGEPHVQLSVWHAPDQTRPTFKNATSHKFTKTSVGEWFGPSWTTHWFRVILKVPEELRDKRLLEFHWDANNEGMVWNEDGHPLQGLTGGGERVEWILPDSFRDGKEHTIYIEMACNGMFGNAPGGDSIQPPDPNKYYRLDRAEIVAVDPDARQLYIDIWIIGDAAREFPQDSWEQHKALKTCNEIVDAFEIGNRESLKTCRRIAEQYLGPNVNSAKVYESGKEPVVFGIGHCHIDSCWLWPFAETKRKVARSWSSQCDLMDRYPELNFACSQAQQYKWLKELYPSVFDRVKRKVDEGRFHPIGGSWVEHDTNMPSGESLVRQFLYGQRFYESNFGKRCQTFWLPDTFGYSSQLPQLCRLAGMTRFLTQKLSWNNINRFPHTTFNWVALDGTQVICHMPPAETYTAEAHFGDVKRSMSQHKSLDQDATSLLVFGKGDGGGGPTWQQIEKLRRCRGISDTVGLLPRVHMGESVDDFFDRIERKADSLVTWYGELYFELHRGTYTTQAKNKRDNRRSEVVLRDLELLATIASIKDKSYKYPKKEFDDMWELVLLCQFHDCLPGSSIEMAYRESDEMYAQVFKTAESALKDISKVLGFSQVQTTTVADGLALNTLPWHRKEVVDISENEAAVACGNGPLLKLRTLKTSQDKPLVTLQQPSKSVFVLENDQLRVRVEAGVITSLYDRTAEREIIPKGQKANQYVIFDDKPLYWQAWDVEVYHLDTRKPLQPGETRVHEIKNHRVSVVTRTKISDESSIETIISLTAALPGQQSHVEISSTVEWHETMKFLKVEFPVDIRNTEASYETQFGIVRRPTHYNTSWDMAKFEVCSHRFADLSEHGYGVSILNDSKYGFATAGNVMRLSLLRSPKAPDAHADMGTHHIRWAILPHQGALSHVTVRKAAEFNSPLKLAAPAGAGAGAALADLSSPPVYLTPDSSEALVLDTVKRGEDDEDVSRGELPVKKGRSVILRIYDSLGGRARGTVATTWDVAKVYKVNLLEDELEEVVLAEGGRFAVDLRPFEVASYKLQLA, via the exons ATGGGTGGCGAGACACCGTCCCAGAGGGGTCCTCGGAGCGACTATCCCCTCCAAGCCCCAAAGCCCGTGGGCCAACTGATTTCCAACATCTACAAAGACCGCATCAGTCAGTTCTACTCGGGCGGCCAATATGAGCACCAGAACCTCCTTGCCATGATGAAAGAGGCCGTCGTCTCTGGCGAGCCCCATGTGCAGCTTTCCGTGTGGCATGCTCCGGACCAGACTCGCCCGACCTTCAAGAACGCTACGTCCCACAAGTTCACAAAGACGAGCGTCGGCGAGTGGTTTGGCCCCTCGTGGACGACCCACTGGTTCAGGGTCATCTTGAAGGTCCCAGAGGAGCTCCGGGACAAGAGGCTCCTCGAGTTTCATTGGGACGCCAACAATGAGGGGATGGTGTGGAACGAGGACGGCCACCCGCTCCAGGGCCTCacaggcggcggcgagcgTGTCGAGTGGATCCTCCCGGACTCGTTCCGCGACGGCAAGGAGCACACCATCTACATCGAAATGGCCTGCAACGGCATGTTTGGCAATGCCCCGGGAGGGGACTCGATCCAGCCACCAGACCCGAACAAGTACTACCGCCTTGACCGAGCCGAGATTGTTGCCGTCGATCCGGATGCACGCCAGCTGTACATCGACATCTGGATCATCGGCGACGCTGCGAGGGAGTTTCCCCAGGACTCGTGGGAGCAGCACAAGGCGCTCAAGACCTGCAACGAGATCGTCGACGCCTTCGAGATCGGAAACAGGGAGTCGCTCAAGACCTGCCGGAGGATTGCCGAGCAATACCTCGGGCCCAACGTCAACTCGGCCAAGGTGTACGAGAGCGGCAAAGAACCCGTCGTTTTCGGCATCGGACACTGCCACATCGACAGCTGCTGGCTGTGGCCCTTTGCCGAGACCAAACGGAAGGTGGCCAGGTCGTGGTCCAGCCAGTGCGACCTGATGGACCGGTACCCCGAGCTCAACTTTGCCTGCTCCCAGGCCCAGCAGTACAAGTGGCTCAAGGAGCTGTACCCTTCCGTCTTTGACCGGGTCAAGAGGAAGGTCGACGAGGGCCGCTTCCACCCCATCGGAGGCAGCTGGGTCGAGCACGACACCAACATGCCGAGCGGCGAGTCGCTGGTCCGTCAGTTCTTGTACGGCCAGCGCTTCTACGAGAGCAACTTTGGGAAACGCTGCCAGACCTTCTGGTTGCCCGACACGTTCGGTTATTCGAGCCAGCTGCCGCAGCTCTGCCGTCTGGCCGGCATGACGCGCTTCCTCACGCAGAAGCTCAGCTGGAATAACATCAACCGCTTCCCCCACACCACCTTCAACTGGGTTGCCTTGGACGGCACCCAGGTCATCTGCCACATGCCTCCCGCCGAGACGTACACGGCCGAAGCCCACTTCGGCGACGTCAAGCGCAGCATGTCGCAGCACAAGTCGCTAGACCAGGACGCCACATCCCTGCTCGTATTTGGCAAGggagacggcggcggcggccctaCCTGGCAGCAGATCGAGAAGCTGCGTCGCTGCCGTGGCATCAGCGACACTGTCGGCCTACTGCCCCGAGTACACATGGGCGAGTCAGTCGACGACTTCTTCGACAGGATCGAACGCAAGGCAGACTCCCTCGTAACATGGTACGGCGAGCTGTATTTCGAACTGCACCGCGGCACGTACACGACCCAGGCCAAGAATAAACGCGACAATCGCAGGTCCGAGGTTGTGCTTCGAGACCTGGAGCTGCTAGCCACCATTGCGTCCATCAAAGACAAGTCCTACAAGTACCCGAAGAAGGAGTTTGATGACATGTGGGAGCTGGTGCTTCTCTGCCAGTTCCACGACTGCCTTCCGGGGAGCTCGATCGAGATGGCCTACCGGGAATCCGACGAG ATGTATGCCCAGGTCTTCAAGACCGCCGAGAGCGCCTTGAAGGATATTTCCAAGGTGCTAGGTTTCTCCCAGGTGCAGACCACCACGGTCGCAGACGGTCTCGCTCTCAACACGCTACCATGGCATCGCAAGGAGGTTGTCGATATTTCTGAAAACGAGGCCGCTGTCGCGTGCGGCAATGGCCCGCTGCTGAAGCTGCGGACTTTGAAGACGAGCCAAGACAAGCCCCTCGTCACCCTTCAGCAACCCTCGAAGAGTGTTTTTGTCCTTGAGAATGATCAACTCAGGGTCAGGGTAGAAGCGGGTGTTATCACGTCGCTCTACGATCGAACCGCCGAGCGCGAGATCATCCCCAAGGGCCAGAAGGCTAACCAATACGTCATCTTTGACGACAAGCCCCTCTACTGGCAGGCTTGGGACGTCGAGGTCTACCACCTCGACACTCGCAAACCTCTTCAGCCTGGCGAGACCAGAGTCCACGAAATCAAGAACCACCGCGTTAGCGTCGTCACCCGGACCAAGATCAGCGACGAGTCCTCCATCGAAACCATCATCAGTCTCACCGCCGCCCTCCCGGGCCAACAATCCCACGTTGAGATCTCCAGCACCGTCGAGTGGCATGAAACGATGAAGTTCCTCAAGGTCGAGTTCCCCGTCGACATCCGCAACACGGAAGCGTCGTACGAGACGCAGTTTGGTATCGTCCGGCGCCCGACCCACTATAACACCTCGTGGGACATGGCCAAGTTCGAGGTCTGCTCGCACCGCTTCGCCGACCTCTCGGAGCACGGCTACGGCGTGTCCATCCTCAACGACTCCAAGTACGGCTTCGCCACCGCCGGCAACGTCATGCGCCTGTCGCTGCTGCGCAGCCCCAAGGCCCCCGACGCCCACGCCGACATGGGCACCCACCACATCCGCTGGGCCATCCTCCCCCACCAGGGCGCCCTGTCGCACGTCACCGTCCGCAAAGCCGCCGAGTTCAACAGTCCGCTCAAGCTCGCTGcccccgccggcgccggcgccggcgccgccttGGCGGACCTGTCCTCGCCGCCCGTGTATCTGACGCCCGACTCGAGCGAGGCCCTGGTGCTGGACACAGTCAAGCgcggcgaggacgacgaggacgtctCGCGCGGGGAGCTGCCAGTCAAGAAGGGCCGGAGCGTCATCCTGCGCATCTACGACAGCCTCGGCGGTCGGGCCCGGGGCACCGTGGCCACCACCTGGGATGTCGCGAAGGTGTACAAGGTCAACCTGCTGGAAGACGAGCTGGAGGAGGTGGTACTGGCTGAGGGGGGCCGGTTTGCCGTGGACCTGAGGCCCTTTGAAGTTGCCAGTTACAAGTTGCAGCTGGCGTAG